In Leptospira selangorensis, the following are encoded in one genomic region:
- the msrA gene encoding peptide-methionine (S)-S-oxide reductase MsrA, translating to MRTNLFKLIRLESILIIFIIFSFSNILHSKENPKTETAIFAGGCFWCMEGPFEKLPGVISVVSGYTGGKEKNPTYEDVGYGRTGHRESVLITYDPKKIDYTKLLDTYWRQIDPTDSGGQFADRGNQYRAAIYYKNEAERKLAQEFKDKIGASKKFSSPIAVEILPASEFYPAEEYHQDYYKKNPTHYKQYRKGSGREDYVKGVWGVKSD from the coding sequence ATGAGAACAAATTTGTTCAAACTTATAAGATTAGAATCCATACTTATAATATTCATAATATTTAGTTTTTCGAATATACTTCACTCCAAGGAGAATCCAAAAACAGAGACAGCCATTTTTGCAGGTGGATGTTTTTGGTGTATGGAAGGACCTTTCGAAAAACTACCCGGTGTCATATCCGTAGTCTCGGGATACACAGGTGGAAAAGAGAAAAATCCAACTTACGAAGATGTAGGTTATGGAAGAACAGGACATAGAGAATCGGTCCTTATCACTTACGATCCTAAAAAAATCGATTATACAAAACTTTTGGATACGTATTGGAGACAAATAGATCCGACCGATTCAGGAGGACAATTTGCAGACAGAGGCAACCAATATAGGGCAGCCATCTATTATAAGAATGAGGCTGAAAGAAAATTAGCCCAAGAGTTTAAGGATAAAATAGGGGCTTCTAAAAAATTCTCTTCTCCCATCGCGGTGGAAATATTACCTGCATCGGAATTTTATCCTGCGGAAGAATATCATCAGGATTATTATAAAAAGAACCCTACGCATTATAAACAATACAGAAAGGGTTCCGGGAGAGAGGATTATGTGAAAGGAGTTTGGGGCGTTAAGTCAGATTAG
- a CDS encoding PAS domain-containing protein — protein MDLSLENVKEIIQTQESMPDILLICDSSGRILHINENGRTILSIASIESAKSMSITDLLSETDQKYFESVILPNVSKSGEFEGRGLHLMKKDGSFLQTKQHAYLMPEKSYLFVFTEDKESEAGKKEALYKAFQQSQNGMFLTDKEGVILAVNKQFEKISGLKENELIGKTPKAFQSGAGASKTFYDEFWESVLQGSVSISNSNVKNGFVKDWKQNVLPIKDRNGEVSSFLSTILANPELSESGEAKNNSDFAKSPSDTFRKYEGMDREALIGILRDKTKLTKKETEICAGIASGKDKSRISEDLGIHPGTMKNHLKSIYRKTIDLEKEIPGPERDKLQRLTIYLFRLLGE, from the coding sequence ATGGATCTAAGCTTGGAAAACGTTAAAGAAATTATTCAAACACAAGAAAGTATGCCCGATATTTTGTTAATTTGCGATTCGAGTGGAAGGATCCTTCATATTAACGAGAATGGAAGGACGATACTTAGCATCGCCTCTATCGAATCGGCTAAGAGTATGAGTATTACCGATCTTCTTTCAGAAACGGATCAAAAATATTTCGAATCAGTTATACTACCAAATGTAAGTAAGTCGGGAGAGTTCGAAGGAAGAGGACTTCATCTAATGAAGAAAGATGGAAGTTTCCTTCAAACAAAACAACATGCTTATCTAATGCCGGAGAAATCTTATCTATTCGTATTCACGGAAGATAAAGAATCAGAGGCGGGGAAGAAGGAAGCTTTATACAAAGCATTCCAGCAATCCCAGAACGGAATGTTCTTAACCGATAAGGAAGGAGTGATCCTTGCGGTGAATAAGCAGTTCGAAAAAATTTCCGGCTTAAAAGAGAATGAACTCATTGGAAAAACCCCAAAAGCATTCCAATCCGGAGCGGGAGCATCCAAAACTTTTTATGATGAGTTTTGGGAATCCGTTTTGCAAGGTTCTGTTTCGATCTCTAACTCGAATGTTAAAAACGGTTTCGTAAAAGATTGGAAACAAAATGTTCTTCCTATCAAAGATCGTAATGGAGAAGTTTCCAGCTTCTTAAGCACTATACTTGCGAATCCCGAACTTTCGGAATCCGGAGAAGCAAAGAACAACTCGGATTTTGCAAAATCTCCATCTGATACTTTCAGAAAATATGAAGGTATGGATAGAGAAGCTCTGATCGGAATTTTAAGAGATAAAACTAAACTTACTAAAAAAGAAACAGAGATCTGTGCGGGAATCGCTTCCGGTAAGGATAAGAGTCGGATCAGCGAAGACTTAGGTATCCATCCTGGGACTATGAAAAACCATCTCAAATCGATTTATAGAAAGACGATCGATCTAGAAAAAGAGATCCCAGGTCCTGAAAGAGATAAACTGCAAAGGCTTACAATTTATCTCTTCCGTTTACTTGGGGAATGA
- a CDS encoding SulP family inorganic anion transporter translates to MNLKTKQFFSNLPYDLSSSIAVFLVAIPLCLGIAHASGAPLFSGIISGFVGGIVVGTFSKSALSVSGPTASLTAIVLSGIKDLGNFEAFLLALLIAGMIQTLLGILRTGALSAYLPSATVVGMSVAIGLLLVIKQLPHLIGYDVEEFGVEEFDITQEDVNESYHDPHEAKETNSLMLIIHAFRNLQSNVLVIGVISLLSFWIWDKYFAKKFKYVPASLAAIIIGTGSNLLLGHLLPGGALSQDHLVTLPVFKNPSELFAHLDFPNFSYWDQGPVWTLALTIAFASSLESLLSVEVVDKLDEENRKTPMSQELIAQGLGNMACGLAGGIPITSVVVRGSVNASSGAKTKFSAIFHGAWIGISVLLFPKFMNTIPLASLAAILTFTGLKLAKPAMFKLMFQKGYSQFLPFLVTVVVTFFTNVLIGTFCGILVALVFVLYEDHRTAIYREERHGKFRRIVLGENLGFFHKAKIKAILESQPSGITLEIDGTRTLHMDQDIKELIHEFRKNAHRKGITVILGGIPNMENDIESLKKEMSESYQKLLKNNQEWVEERTAEDPEFFARHAEGQAPQTLFIGCSDSRVPVNVITKTNPGEIFVTRNIANVVSVDDMSLFSVVQYAIDALNVKHIIVCGHIGCGGVRAALQGKATGLIDNWITHIKDVYLKHREELDALPEDKREERLIHLNVAEQVVNLYKTGMIQNALAKYGFPEIHGWVYDIRNGQISEVDYKDILSKELGGLYGYPK, encoded by the coding sequence ATGAATTTAAAAACAAAACAATTTTTTTCCAACCTTCCTTACGATCTTTCCTCAAGTATCGCAGTCTTTCTAGTAGCTATTCCTCTTTGTTTGGGGATAGCTCATGCGTCCGGCGCTCCCTTATTTTCAGGGATTATCTCCGGTTTTGTTGGTGGGATCGTAGTAGGGACTTTTAGTAAATCCGCCTTAAGTGTCTCAGGGCCCACGGCAAGTTTGACTGCTATCGTTCTCTCAGGCATCAAAGATCTGGGGAATTTCGAAGCATTTCTTCTCGCACTTCTTATTGCGGGAATGATACAAACTCTGCTTGGGATCTTAAGAACAGGCGCTTTATCTGCTTATCTTCCTTCTGCAACAGTAGTAGGAATGTCCGTCGCGATCGGCTTACTTCTGGTTATCAAACAATTACCTCACTTGATCGGTTACGACGTAGAGGAATTCGGGGTAGAAGAATTCGATATCACTCAAGAAGACGTGAATGAATCTTACCATGATCCTCATGAAGCAAAAGAAACAAACTCTCTCATGTTGATCATACATGCTTTCCGAAATTTACAAAGTAATGTATTGGTGATCGGGGTTATCTCCCTTTTATCCTTTTGGATTTGGGATAAATATTTTGCTAAAAAATTCAAATATGTCCCTGCTTCTTTAGCTGCGATCATTATCGGAACCGGCTCGAATTTACTTTTAGGTCATCTTCTTCCTGGCGGAGCTTTAAGCCAAGATCACTTAGTTACTCTTCCAGTTTTCAAAAATCCTTCCGAATTATTTGCCCATTTGGATTTTCCGAACTTCTCCTATTGGGATCAGGGTCCGGTATGGACTTTGGCATTGACGATCGCGTTTGCTTCTTCTTTAGAATCTTTACTCTCCGTTGAAGTGGTAGACAAACTGGATGAAGAAAATCGGAAAACTCCCATGTCTCAGGAATTGATCGCACAAGGTTTAGGGAATATGGCCTGCGGACTTGCAGGCGGGATCCCGATCACAAGTGTGGTGGTCAGAGGCTCGGTAAACGCTTCTTCAGGTGCAAAAACTAAATTTTCCGCCATTTTTCATGGGGCATGGATAGGGATCAGTGTATTACTTTTTCCTAAATTTATGAATACCATTCCTCTTGCGTCCTTAGCTGCGATCTTAACTTTTACGGGGCTCAAACTCGCGAAACCTGCGATGTTTAAGCTGATGTTCCAAAAAGGATATTCCCAGTTCCTTCCTTTCTTAGTAACTGTAGTCGTCACATTCTTCACGAATGTTCTGATCGGAACGTTCTGCGGTATCTTGGTGGCTTTAGTTTTCGTTCTATATGAAGATCATAGGACGGCAATCTATAGGGAAGAGCGCCATGGTAAGTTTAGAAGGATCGTTTTAGGAGAAAACTTAGGCTTCTTCCATAAGGCAAAGATCAAGGCGATTTTAGAAAGCCAACCTTCCGGGATCACTTTGGAGATAGACGGAACTAGAACACTTCATATGGATCAGGATATTAAAGAACTGATCCACGAATTTAGAAAAAATGCCCACCGTAAAGGGATTACGGTGATCCTAGGAGGGATACCGAATATGGAAAATGATATCGAATCCTTGAAAAAAGAAATGAGCGAGTCTTATCAAAAATTATTAAAGAACAACCAAGAATGGGTAGAAGAAAGGACTGCAGAAGATCCTGAATTTTTTGCCAGACATGCCGAGGGCCAAGCACCTCAAACATTATTCATCGGATGTAGCGATTCCAGGGTCCCGGTAAATGTGATCACTAAAACAAATCCGGGGGAAATTTTCGTAACCAGGAATATTGCCAACGTGGTCTCCGTGGACGATATGTCCCTATTTAGTGTGGTTCAGTATGCGATAGATGCATTGAACGTAAAACATATCATTGTTTGCGGTCATATCGGCTGCGGCGGGGTTAGGGCCGCTCTACAAGGAAAGGCCACAGGCCTAATAGACAACTGGATCACTCATATTAAGGATGTGTACCTAAAACATAGAGAAGAATTGGATGCTCTTCCTGAAGACAAAAGAGAGGAAAGACTGATCCACCTGAATGTCGCAGAGCAGGTAGTGAACTTATACAAGACCGGAATGATACAGAATGCTTTGGCTAAGTATGGATTTCCGGAGATACATGGTTGGGTTTACGATATCCGAAACGGACAGATCAGCGAGGTAGATTATAAGGATATTCTCTCTAAGGAACTTGGAGGATTGTACGGTTATCCTAAATAG